The stretch of DNA TAGCCGTATCACCAAGTGGAACAATTCTTTCTTTAGATCCTTTTCCAAAACATTGCACAAATCCCATCATTAGGTGTAAATCACTCACGTTTAAAGAGATTAACTCGGATACCCGTAGACCAGTAGCGTATAATAATTCTAACATCGCTTTATTTCGAACGGAAAGTTTCGTATTCATCTTAATTTCTAATAATCGATCTACCTCATCCTGAGATAAAATATCCGGAAGTTTACGATCTTTTTTAGGTGTTTCAATGTGTAAACTAGGATCATTTGATGTGATTTGTTCACGAATTAAAAATTGATGAAAAGAACGAATAGAAGAAATATGTCTAGAAATGGTTGCTGTTGATTTCCCTTGATCTTTTAGCATGTAAAGAAATCCCATAATATCAGTTCTAGAAATCTTATCCCACGTTGCAGTTTTATCATGGTCTTTCATATATTGCAAGTAATTTGTTAAATCCCTTTTATAGGAACTTAGTGTATTGTCAGATAAACCACGTTCAATACGTAGAAAATGGAAAAAGTCTTCAATCGCATATTCTAACATCGCTTTACTCATCTCCTAACAAATAAAAAGGTAGCAGATCAAATAGTCCATTATTTTTTTGAAAGACTTTAACTGCTGGGCCTTGCGGTGGATCAAACCGGTGTATGTCTAAGTATTCTTTATGCATAAGCTGTAATGCGTAATAAAAGATACAAGCACTAATCATAAATAACAAGAATATTTTTATCATATCGATTAATAGTCTACTCATCACATATCTCCCAATAAATTATTCTATTGAAAGAATATGCTTGTCCTAACCCTAAATATTACATACATTTATGATACAAAAAATATTGCCTCTTTCCTATTGGAAAAAGGCAGTTTAAGTTGCTTTAACAATAACTTCTTGACACTGTTTACATATACCGTGAAAAGTAAGCCGATGGTCTTTCACTTCAAATCCCCAGTCTGTTTGCACGATACGTTCTACATCTTCTAATAAATCATTCTCAATTTCTTCAACAGATCCACATTCAATACATACTAAATGGTGATGAAAATGTTTTGCGCCTTCTTTTCGTAAATCGTAACGAGAAACGCCATCTCCAAAGTTAATTTTAT from Oceanobacillus iheyensis HTE831 encodes:
- the xerD gene encoding site-specific tyrosine recombinase XerD translates to MLEYAIEDFFHFLRIERGLSDNTLSSYKRDLTNYLQYMKDHDKTATWDKISRTDIMGFLYMLKDQGKSTATISRHISSIRSFHQFLIREQITSNDPSLHIETPKKDRKLPDILSQDEVDRLLEIKMNTKLSVRNKAMLELLYATGLRVSELISLNVSDLHLMMGFVQCFGKGSKERIVPLGDTAKHYLEKYISEARDSLIKKNNREDALFVNQHGRRLTRQGFWKILKGLTLEAGILKTITPHTLRHSFATHLLENGADLRLVQEMLGHADISTTQVYTHVTKARLKDMYQSYHPRA
- a CDS encoding YqzK family protein, with the protein product MSRLLIDMIKIFLLFMISACIFYYALQLMHKEYLDIHRFDPPQGPAVKVFQKNNGLFDLLPFYLLGDE
- a CDS encoding Fur family transcriptional regulator translates to MEHRIDQIKKQLHSHSYKLTPQREATVRVLLEREEDHLSAEDVYLLVKEKSPEIGLATVYRTLELLSELKIVDKINFGDGVSRYDLRKEGAKHFHHHLVCIECGSVEEIENDLLEDVERIVQTDWGFEVKDHRLTFHGICKQCQEVIVKAT